A single region of the Myxococcaceae bacterium JPH2 genome encodes:
- a CDS encoding VOC family protein, with product MSSASQQAAQHHRIDYIEFHVTDLAATKRFYGTVFGWSFEDYGPAYSAFNDGRLSGGFTTDGAVTPGGPLIVLYSRELEATLDRVRKAGGVITKDIFSFPGGRRFEFTDPSGHRLAVWTEP from the coding sequence ATGTCGTCCGCATCGCAGCAGGCCGCGCAGCACCACCGCATCGACTACATCGAGTTCCACGTCACGGACCTCGCCGCGACGAAGCGCTTCTACGGCACCGTGTTCGGCTGGAGCTTCGAGGACTACGGCCCGGCCTACAGCGCCTTCAACGATGGCCGGCTGAGCGGTGGCTTCACGACGGACGGCGCGGTCACTCCCGGCGGACCGCTCATCGTCCTCTACTCCCGCGAGCTGGAAGCAACGCTCGACCGCGTGCGCAAGGCCGGTGGGGTCATCACCAAGGACATCTTCAGCTTCCCGGGCGGCAGGCGCTTCGAGTTCACCGACCCGAGCGGCCACCGCCTCGCCGTGTGGACCGAGCCCTGA
- a CDS encoding LLM class flavin-dependent oxidoreductase → MPRLSILDLIPVGTGSTGPRALRNSLDLARRADRLGFTRYWIAEHHNSRGLASSAPEIMITAIARETEHLRVGSGGIMLPNHSPLKVAETFLTLEALYPGRIDLGLGRAPGTDQLTALALRRSMEALTADDFPEQLSQLRAFAGEEAFSEPDHPFQRIRASPADITLPPIWLLGSSGFSARLAAEQGRGFAFAYHFSPEAAHSAMHTYRNQFRPSAHLERPYAILGVSVVCAETDERADMLASTHDLLWVNFRNGRNGPIPSPEEARAYAYSPMERQQVGVARSILVCGSPGRVRARLLELAEQMGADELMVTSHIHNHAERVRSYELLAEAFHLPRPAEGSRASAE, encoded by the coding sequence CTGCCTCGCCTGTCCATTCTCGACCTCATCCCCGTCGGCACGGGCTCGACGGGGCCTCGGGCCTTGCGCAACAGCCTCGACCTGGCGCGCCGCGCGGATCGCCTCGGCTTCACGCGGTATTGGATCGCCGAGCACCACAACTCCCGAGGGCTGGCGAGTTCCGCGCCGGAGATCATGATCACCGCCATCGCGCGGGAGACGGAGCACCTGCGCGTGGGCTCGGGCGGCATCATGTTGCCGAACCACTCGCCCCTGAAGGTGGCGGAGACCTTCCTCACGCTGGAGGCGCTCTATCCCGGGCGCATCGATTTGGGACTGGGGCGCGCGCCGGGGACGGATCAGCTCACGGCGCTGGCGCTGCGTCGCTCGATGGAGGCCCTCACCGCGGACGACTTCCCCGAGCAGCTCTCCCAGCTGCGCGCCTTCGCTGGCGAGGAGGCCTTCTCGGAGCCGGATCACCCCTTCCAGCGGATCCGCGCGTCACCGGCGGACATCACGCTGCCGCCCATCTGGCTGCTCGGCTCCAGCGGCTTCAGTGCCCGGTTGGCCGCGGAGCAAGGCCGGGGTTTCGCCTTCGCCTATCACTTCAGCCCCGAGGCGGCGCACTCCGCCATGCACACCTACCGGAACCAGTTCCGCCCCTCGGCGCACTTGGAGCGGCCCTACGCCATCCTGGGCGTCTCGGTGGTGTGCGCGGAGACGGACGAGCGCGCGGACATGCTCGCCAGCACGCATGACCTGCTGTGGGTCAACTTCCGCAACGGACGCAACGGCCCCATTCCGAGCCCCGAGGAGGCCCGCGCCTACGCGTACTCCCCGATGGAGCGGCAGCAGGTCGGCGTCGCGCGCTCCATCCTCGTGTGCGGGTCGCCCGGTCGCGTCCGGGCCCGGCTCCTCGAACTCGCCGAGCAGATGGGCGCCGACGAGTTGATGGTCACCTCGCACATCCACAACCACGCCGAGCGGGTTCGCTCCTACGAGTTGCTGGCCGAGGCCTTCCACCTGCCTCGCCCCGCGGAGGGCTCGCGCGCCTCCGCGGAGTGA
- a CDS encoding AraC family transcriptional regulator — MSPASLYVERRPRAALAPYVQCFWALSAQVASPPDNRVLPDGCLDILVNLSPSQRAADARPQVIGTMRTAEVVPLEQGARFVGIRFRPGGARPFLSVALNELTGTQLCLDTLWPRALADEWTERLLEAPGPEASLEVMEELLLGRLPLLKPDAALAHAVQRIWASRGQVTVESLESTLGVGARQLERRFQAAVGLAPKVLCRIARMQHAVEWLKRTPTLPGAQLALAAGYFDQAHLVREFRALVGVSPGAYARELAPVGFVQSPSVEAL; from the coding sequence ATGTCCCCCGCGTCCCTCTACGTCGAGCGTCGCCCGCGCGCCGCGCTCGCGCCCTACGTCCAGTGCTTCTGGGCCCTGTCGGCACAGGTGGCCTCGCCGCCGGACAACCGGGTGTTGCCGGACGGGTGCCTCGACATCCTCGTCAACCTGAGCCCCAGCCAGCGCGCCGCGGATGCGCGGCCTCAGGTCATCGGCACGATGCGGACCGCCGAGGTCGTCCCGTTGGAGCAGGGCGCTCGCTTCGTCGGCATCCGCTTTCGGCCCGGAGGTGCACGCCCGTTCCTGAGCGTCGCGCTGAACGAGCTGACCGGAACGCAGCTCTGCCTCGACACGCTGTGGCCCAGGGCGCTGGCGGACGAATGGACGGAGCGGCTCCTCGAAGCACCGGGACCCGAGGCGAGTCTCGAGGTGATGGAGGAGCTGCTCCTGGGGCGACTGCCTTTGCTGAAGCCCGATGCAGCGCTCGCCCACGCGGTGCAGCGCATCTGGGCCTCGCGGGGACAGGTGACGGTGGAGTCCCTGGAGAGCACGCTCGGCGTGGGCGCGCGGCAGCTCGAACGCCGCTTCCAGGCCGCGGTGGGACTGGCGCCCAAGGTGCTGTGCCGCATCGCTCGGATGCAACACGCGGTGGAGTGGCTGAAGCGCACGCCCACGCTCCCTGGTGCGCAGCTCGCGCTCGCCGCCGGCTACTTCGACCAGGCCCACCTGGTGCGGGAGTTCCGCGCCCTGGTGGGTGTGTCTCCGGGAGCCTACGCCCGCGAGCTCGCCCCTGTCGGATTCGTACAATCCCCCTCGGTGGAAGCCCTCTAG